In a single window of the Mesorhizobium shangrilense genome:
- a CDS encoding YcbK family protein: MHAFAAAATSLLIASCSTSPDGQASFALSNPALSSDAATTDDTANGVAPEATAVAADSSADHRAGAGNSALPAKVAYLPPAKPGAAFPKAGLAASAESSADANTAVKADATAAATAGQEPAAKEQILTASPPSPRNEQVMTAANPAAAEPAPKKRSFLASLFSANQAAAAPVRTQKPETQDSNATTAASVKPEAPKAASQKPEPAPLVKLASTEPSEQLAISRGVTGSYGSDALPGVRKTELFEIKRKSGLDDDSDVDLHEEDDIGPIRVASAAGLARLAPNGLLKQTDRVDTACLKPALVRTLKQMERHFGRKVVITSGYRSASYNRQVRGAKNSQHMYCAAADIQIPGVSKWEVANFARSLPGRGGVGTYCHTESVHVDVGPERDWNWRCRRGKA, encoded by the coding sequence GTGCATGCGTTTGCCGCTGCGGCGACCTCGCTGCTCATCGCTTCCTGCTCGACCTCCCCTGACGGCCAGGCCAGCTTCGCGCTTTCCAATCCCGCATTGAGTTCCGACGCCGCCACGACCGACGACACAGCGAACGGCGTTGCCCCGGAGGCAACGGCGGTCGCGGCCGATTCCAGCGCCGACCACCGAGCCGGCGCCGGCAACTCCGCCCTCCCCGCGAAGGTAGCCTATCTTCCCCCGGCGAAGCCCGGCGCGGCTTTTCCCAAGGCCGGCCTGGCCGCTTCGGCCGAATCATCAGCCGATGCGAATACGGCAGTGAAGGCAGACGCAACAGCCGCCGCCACCGCCGGGCAGGAGCCCGCTGCAAAGGAACAAATCCTTACTGCCTCGCCGCCCTCGCCGCGCAACGAACAGGTGATGACGGCTGCTAACCCGGCGGCTGCCGAACCAGCGCCGAAGAAGCGGAGCTTCCTCGCCTCCCTTTTCTCGGCGAATCAGGCGGCCGCAGCTCCCGTCAGGACGCAGAAGCCGGAGACCCAGGACAGCAACGCGACGACGGCGGCTTCCGTAAAGCCGGAGGCCCCGAAAGCGGCCTCCCAAAAGCCCGAACCGGCGCCGCTCGTCAAACTCGCCTCCACGGAACCGTCCGAACAGCTCGCGATATCGCGGGGCGTCACCGGCTCCTACGGCAGCGACGCCCTGCCCGGCGTGCGCAAGACCGAGCTCTTCGAGATCAAGCGCAAGTCGGGCCTCGACGACGACAGTGACGTCGACCTGCACGAGGAGGACGACATTGGGCCGATCAGGGTCGCCTCGGCTGCGGGCCTCGCGCGACTGGCTCCCAACGGGCTGCTCAAGCAGACCGACCGCGTCGACACGGCCTGCCTCAAGCCGGCACTGGTGCGGACGCTGAAGCAGATGGAGCGCCACTTCGGCCGCAAGGTCGTCATCACCTCCGGCTATCGCAGCGCGAGCTACAACCGGCAGGTGCGCGGCGCCAAGAATTCGCAGCACATGTACTGCGCCGCAGCCGACATCCAGATCCCGGGCGTCAGCAAGTGGGAGGTCGCGAACTTTGCGCGCAGCCTGCCCGGCCGTGGCGGCGTCGGCACATACTGCCACACCGAGTCCGTTCATGTGGACGTCGGGCCGGAGCGCGACTGGAACTGGCGCTGCCGCCGTGGCAAGGCCTGA
- a CDS encoding homoserine dehydrogenase — translation MAEALRVGIAGLGTVGSSVARVLAEKTAELSRQCGREIAVTAVSARSRGRDRGIDLSSAVWFDDPVDLARSADIDVFVELIGGDNGAAHEAVKAALEAGRHVVTANKALLAKHGVALAEIAEKHGVLLNYEAAVAGGIPVIKTMREAMAGNTVTRVFGILNGTCNYILTRMEAEGLSFDACLKDAQRLGYAEADPTFDIEGHDTAHKLSILTSLAFGCRISAGDIYLEGISNITQADIRAAAELGYRIKLLGVAQRTESGIEQRVHPTMVPTASVIAQVHGVTNAVAIETDILGELLLSGPGAGGNATASAVVGDIADIAKSRPGFQHGPVFGLPAKELRPYKKAQMRSHAGGYFIRLTVYDRLGVFAAIAKRMADNEISLESIVQHGVGPDGEDRKTVILVTHETTEAAVRRAVEGITKDGHLTDKPQVIRIERAG, via the coding sequence ATGGCCGAAGCATTGCGCGTCGGGATTGCCGGGCTCGGCACAGTCGGGAGCTCGGTTGCTCGCGTGTTGGCGGAGAAGACGGCCGAGTTGTCGAGGCAGTGCGGTCGAGAGATCGCCGTGACCGCCGTGTCGGCGCGGAGCAGGGGGCGCGACCGCGGCATCGACCTTTCGAGCGCCGTCTGGTTCGACGATCCCGTGGATCTGGCGCGGAGCGCGGACATCGATGTCTTCGTGGAACTGATCGGCGGCGACAACGGTGCGGCGCATGAGGCGGTCAAGGCGGCTCTCGAGGCCGGCCGGCATGTCGTGACGGCCAACAAGGCGCTGCTTGCCAAGCATGGCGTGGCGCTGGCTGAGATCGCAGAGAAGCACGGCGTCCTGCTCAACTACGAGGCGGCGGTGGCTGGCGGCATCCCGGTCATCAAGACGATGCGCGAGGCGATGGCCGGCAACACGGTCACACGCGTTTTCGGCATCCTCAACGGCACCTGCAACTACATCCTGACCCGCATGGAGGCGGAAGGCCTGTCCTTCGACGCCTGCCTGAAGGACGCGCAGCGTCTTGGCTATGCCGAGGCCGACCCGACCTTCGACATCGAGGGTCACGACACCGCGCACAAGCTGTCGATCCTCACCAGCCTTGCCTTCGGATGCCGGATTTCGGCCGGCGACATCTACCTGGAGGGTATCTCCAACATCACCCAGGCCGACATCCGCGCCGCGGCTGAACTCGGCTACCGCATCAAGCTGCTGGGCGTTGCCCAGCGCACCGAAAGCGGCATCGAGCAGCGTGTGCACCCGACCATGGTGCCGACCGCCTCGGTGATCGCGCAGGTGCATGGCGTGACCAACGCGGTCGCCATCGAGACTGATATTCTCGGCGAGTTGCTGCTCTCCGGGCCAGGGGCGGGCGGCAACGCCACGGCCTCGGCTGTGGTCGGTGACATCGCCGACATAGCCAAGAGCCGTCCGGGCTTCCAGCACGGCCCTGTCTTCGGCCTCCCTGCAAAGGAACTACGCCCCTACAAGAAGGCGCAGATGCGCAGCCATGCGGGCGGCTACTTCATTCGCCTGACCGTATATGACCGCCTGGGGGTCTTCGCGGCGATCGCCAAGCGGATGGCGGACAACGAGATTTCCCTGGAATCCATCGTCCAGCACGGCGTTGGGCCTGACGGCGAGGATCGCAAAACGGTGATCCTCGTGACCCACGAGACCACCGAGGCGGCGGTCCGCAGGGCGGTGGAAGGCATCACCAAGGACGGTCACCTGACCGACAAGCCGCAGGTGATCCGGATCGAACGCGCCGGATAG
- a CDS encoding LL-diaminopimelate aminotransferase, whose product MEEFHKVRRLPPYVFEQVNRLKASARARGADIIDLGMGNPDLPTPTAIVDKLCEVVRDPRTHRYSSSRGIPGLRRAQANYYARRFGVKLDPDTQIVATLGSKEGFANMAQAITAPGDVVLCPNPTYPIHAFGFIMSGGVIRSMQADPDDNFIPALERGVRHSIPKPLALILNYPSNPAALVASLDFYKDVVAFARKNEIIILSDLAYSEIYFDGNPPPSVLQVPGAMEVTVEFTSMSKTFSMPGWRMGFAVGNERLISALTRVKSYLDYGAFTPIQVAATAALNGDGSDIAEVRDVYHKRRDVMVDSFERAGWTIPAPAASMFAWAPIPEPFRHLGSLEFSKLLIEHADVAVAPGVGFGEHGDDFVRLALVENEHRIRQAARNIKKFLTSSAKQPNNVVSLAARR is encoded by the coding sequence ATGGAAGAGTTTCACAAGGTCCGCCGGCTGCCGCCATACGTCTTCGAGCAGGTCAATCGCCTGAAGGCCAGCGCGCGAGCTCGTGGCGCCGACATCATCGATCTGGGCATGGGAAATCCCGATTTGCCGACGCCGACGGCCATCGTCGACAAGCTTTGCGAAGTCGTGCGTGACCCGCGCACCCACCGCTATTCGTCGTCCCGCGGCATTCCCGGCCTGCGCCGCGCGCAGGCCAACTACTATGCGCGCCGCTTCGGCGTGAAGCTCGACCCCGACACGCAGATCGTCGCGACGCTCGGCTCGAAGGAAGGCTTCGCCAACATGGCGCAGGCGATCACGGCACCCGGCGACGTGGTGCTGTGCCCGAACCCGACATATCCTATCCACGCCTTCGGCTTCATCATGTCGGGCGGCGTCATTCGCTCCATGCAGGCCGATCCGGACGACAACTTCATCCCCGCGCTTGAGCGCGGCGTGCGTCATTCCATCCCGAAGCCGCTGGCGCTAATCCTGAACTATCCGTCAAACCCGGCGGCGCTGGTCGCCTCGCTCGACTTCTACAAGGATGTCGTCGCCTTCGCCCGCAAGAACGAGATCATCATCCTATCGGATCTCGCCTATTCGGAGATTTACTTCGACGGCAACCCGCCGCCCTCCGTTCTGCAGGTGCCGGGCGCAATGGAAGTCACCGTCGAGTTCACCTCGATGTCGAAGACCTTCTCCATGCCCGGCTGGCGCATGGGTTTTGCGGTTGGCAACGAGCGGCTGATCTCGGCGCTGACGCGGGTAAAATCCTATCTCGACTACGGCGCATTCACGCCGATCCAGGTGGCCGCCACGGCGGCGCTGAACGGCGACGGCTCGGATATCGCGGAGGTCCGCGACGTCTATCACAAGCGCCGCGACGTGATGGTGGATTCCTTCGAGCGCGCCGGCTGGACCATTCCGGCGCCTGCCGCCTCGATGTTCGCCTGGGCGCCGATCCCGGAGCCGTTCCGCCACCTCGGATCGCTCGAGTTCTCCAAGCTGCTCATCGAGCACGCCGACGTTGCTGTCGCGCCCGGCGTCGGCTTCGGCGAGCATGGGGATGACTTCGTGCGCCTGGCGCTGGTCGAGAACGAGCACCGTATCCGTCAGGCCGCCCGCAACATCAAGAAATTCCTCACCTCGTCCGCCAAGCAGCCGAACAACGTCGTCTCGCTTGCCGCGCGTCGCTGA
- the glpX gene encoding class II fructose-bisphosphatase, with translation MDSQISANASTPLDGLDRILTIELVRVTERAAVAAARLRGRGDEKAADQAAVDGMRSELNRLPIRGTVVIGEGERDEAPMLYIGEEVGVGDGPEVDIALDPLEGTTICAKNLPNALAVVAIAEKGSLLNAPDVYMDKIAIGPGYAPDVVDLDAPPAENIARLAKAKGVSVSEITACILDRPRHAKLIEAVRATGAAIRLIGDGDVAGVIHTTDPDETGIDIYIGSGGAPEGVLAAAALRCIGGQIQGRLILDTPEKVARAAKMGIADPKKVYRAEEMARGDVLFAATGVTDGNMLAGVKFGKDSIRTHTIVLRSSTKTVREIKARHQDLDKF, from the coding sequence ATGGACAGCCAGATCAGCGCGAATGCGAGCACGCCCCTTGATGGGCTGGACCGGATACTGACGATTGAACTGGTGCGCGTCACCGAACGCGCGGCGGTGGCTGCAGCGCGGCTGCGCGGCCGTGGCGACGAGAAGGCCGCTGACCAAGCCGCTGTCGACGGCATGCGCTCCGAGCTCAACCGACTGCCGATCCGCGGCACTGTCGTCATCGGAGAAGGAGAGCGCGACGAGGCGCCCATGCTCTACATCGGCGAGGAGGTGGGCGTCGGCGACGGTCCGGAAGTCGACATCGCGCTGGATCCGCTGGAAGGCACCACCATCTGCGCGAAGAACCTGCCGAATGCGCTGGCGGTGGTTGCGATCGCCGAAAAGGGCAGCCTGCTCAACGCGCCCGACGTCTATATGGACAAGATCGCCATCGGCCCCGGCTACGCCCCCGATGTCGTCGACCTCGATGCGCCGCCGGCGGAGAACATCGCCCGTCTCGCCAAGGCCAAGGGCGTGTCGGTGTCCGAGATCACGGCCTGCATCCTGGATCGGCCGCGCCACGCAAAGCTGATCGAGGCGGTGCGTGCGACCGGCGCCGCCATCCGTCTGATCGGCGACGGCGATGTCGCCGGCGTCATCCATACGACCGATCCCGACGAGACCGGCATCGACATCTATATCGGTTCGGGCGGTGCGCCCGAGGGCGTCCTGGCGGCAGCCGCGCTGCGCTGCATCGGCGGCCAGATCCAGGGCCGGCTGATCCTCGATACGCCGGAGAAGGTCGCACGGGCGGCCAAGATGGGCATTGCCGATCCAAAGAAGGTCTACCGCGCCGAGGAGATGGCGCGCGGCGACGTTCTGTTCGCTGCAACCGGCGTCACCGACGGAAACATGCTGGCCGGCGTCAAGTTCGGCAAGGATTCGATCCGCACCCACACCATCGTGCTGCGCTCGTCGACCAAGACGGTGCGGGAGATCAAGGCGCGGCATCAGGATCTCGACAAATTCTGA
- a CDS encoding PHA/PHB synthase family protein, with product MSRTADSNNANEDGRSPVDQYLVKDPEKFALNVAKMIEEAGKAASAWATPRENGEMRDTVAEPMADMVKTFSKLTEYWLADPSRALEAQTRLFAGYMDVWSSAIQRVSTGDEVEGQVAPERGDKRFLDPEWGKNAFFDFLKQAYLVTSRWAGDLVEHAEGLDEHTKHKAGFYVKQISNAISPSNFILTNPELFRETVASHGENLVRGMRMLAEDIEAGKGDLKLRQADSSQFRIGENIAVTPGKVIARSELAEIIQYAATTDKVLKRPLLICPPWINKFYILDLNPEKSFIRWAVEQGHTVFVISWVNPDERHGRMDWEAYIRDGLQFGLDTIEKATGERAVNAIGYCVGGTLLAAGLALFAREGEDRIKSVTFFTTQVDFTHAGDLKVFVDEDQIAALERSMNQKGYLDGTKMATAFNMLRSGDLIWPYVVNNYMRGKAPMPFDLLYWNSDSTRMAAANHSFYLRNCYLENNLSQGRMKLDGKTVSLGDVKIPVYNLASREDHIAPARSVFLGSRYFGGEVEYVMAGSGHIAGVVNPVTSKKYQYWTGGKPVGEFEDWVAKATEHPGSWWPHWQRWIEEKDGARVPPRKLPPASRTLGDAPGAYVKVRV from the coding sequence ATGTCGAGAACTGCCGATTCGAACAATGCGAACGAAGACGGCAGATCCCCCGTTGACCAGTATCTGGTCAAGGATCCCGAGAAATTTGCGCTGAACGTCGCCAAGATGATCGAGGAAGCCGGCAAGGCTGCTTCCGCGTGGGCGACCCCGCGCGAGAACGGCGAGATGCGCGACACCGTGGCGGAGCCGATGGCCGACATGGTCAAGACGTTCTCCAAGCTGACCGAATACTGGCTCGCCGATCCCTCGCGCGCCCTTGAAGCGCAGACGCGCCTCTTCGCAGGCTACATGGACGTGTGGAGTTCGGCGATCCAGCGCGTCAGCACGGGCGACGAGGTCGAGGGCCAGGTCGCGCCCGAGCGGGGCGACAAGCGCTTCCTCGACCCCGAATGGGGCAAGAACGCGTTCTTCGATTTCCTGAAGCAGGCTTATCTCGTCACCTCCCGCTGGGCCGGCGACTTGGTCGAGCACGCCGAGGGGCTCGACGAGCACACGAAGCACAAGGCCGGCTTCTACGTGAAGCAGATCTCCAACGCGATCTCGCCGTCGAACTTCATCCTCACCAATCCGGAGCTCTTCCGCGAGACGGTGGCGTCGCACGGCGAAAACCTGGTGCGCGGCATGAGGATGCTGGCCGAGGACATCGAGGCCGGCAAGGGCGACCTGAAGCTCAGGCAGGCGGACAGCTCCCAGTTCAGGATCGGCGAGAATATCGCCGTGACGCCCGGCAAGGTCATTGCGCGCAGCGAACTGGCGGAAATCATCCAGTATGCCGCCACCACCGACAAGGTGCTGAAGCGGCCGCTTCTCATCTGCCCGCCGTGGATCAACAAGTTCTACATCCTCGACCTCAACCCGGAAAAATCCTTCATCCGATGGGCGGTGGAGCAAGGGCACACCGTATTCGTCATCTCCTGGGTGAACCCCGACGAGCGACACGGGCGCATGGACTGGGAGGCGTATATCCGGGACGGGCTGCAGTTCGGCCTCGACACGATCGAGAAGGCGACCGGCGAGCGTGCGGTCAATGCGATCGGCTACTGCGTCGGCGGCACGCTACTGGCGGCCGGTCTGGCCCTCTTCGCCAGGGAAGGCGAGGACCGCATCAAATCGGTCACCTTCTTCACCACCCAGGTCGACTTCACCCATGCGGGCGACCTCAAGGTGTTCGTCGACGAGGACCAGATTGCCGCGCTCGAGCGCTCGATGAACCAGAAGGGCTACCTCGACGGCACCAAGATGGCCACAGCCTTCAACATGCTGCGCTCCGGCGACCTGATCTGGCCCTACGTCGTCAACAACTACATGCGCGGCAAAGCACCGATGCCGTTCGACCTGCTCTACTGGAACTCCGATTCCACCCGCATGGCGGCGGCGAACCACTCGTTCTACCTGCGCAACTGCTATCTCGAGAACAATCTCTCGCAGGGCCGCATGAAGCTCGACGGCAAGACCGTGTCGCTCGGCGACGTCAAGATACCGGTCTACAATCTCGCCTCGCGGGAAGACCACATCGCCCCTGCCCGCTCGGTGTTCCTCGGGTCGCGCTATTTTGGCGGCGAGGTCGAGTATGTGATGGCCGGCTCCGGCCACATCGCGGGCGTCGTCAATCCGGTGACGTCGAAGAAGTACCAGTACTGGACCGGCGGCAAGCCGGTCGGCGAATTCGAGGACTGGGTCGCCAAGGCTACCGAGCATCCGGGCTCATGGTGGCCCCACTGGCAGCGCTGGATCGAGGAAAAGGATGGCGCCCGCGTGCCGCCCCGCAAGCTGCCACCAGCCTCGCGGACGCTCGGCGACGCGCCCGGCGCCTACGTCAAGGTGCGGGTCTAG